Proteins encoded in a region of the Terriglobales bacterium genome:
- the mce gene encoding methylmalonyl-CoA epimerase, with amino-acid sequence MFEIDHLGIAVKSLAQAKLFYEKLGMTVMPEETVPQEKVRLAMVPIGESRIELLEPLSDDSPIARFLAKRGEGLHHVSLRVDDLASTVENLKKSGVRLINEQIQVGAGGHLYVFVHPSSAGGVLLELCEEQPEGV; translated from the coding sequence ATGTTTGAAATCGATCATCTCGGAATCGCGGTCAAATCCCTCGCCCAGGCGAAATTGTTTTACGAAAAACTCGGTATGACGGTCATGCCGGAAGAAACCGTCCCGCAGGAGAAGGTTCGCCTGGCCATGGTGCCGATTGGCGAGAGCCGCATCGAGCTGCTGGAACCGCTCTCCGACGACTCCCCCATTGCCAGGTTCCTCGCCAAGCGCGGCGAAGGCCTCCATCACGTCTCGCTGCGGGTCGATGATTTGGCGTCCACGGTGGAGAACCTGAAGAAGTCAGGCGTGCGATTGATCAATGAGCAAATCCAGGTAGGCGCCGGCGGGCACCTTTACGTGTTCGTCCATCCGTCCAGCGCCGGCGGCGTGCTGCTGGAGCTGTGCGAGGAGCAGCCAGAGGGGGTTTAG
- the meaB gene encoding methylmalonyl Co-A mutase-associated GTPase MeaB, with the protein MALDIKNWVERIRAGDPRALARAISSVENRSPESLELLKALFPHTGHARIIGLTGAPGAGKSTLVDQLAKQYRKQNKTVGIIAVDPTSPYTGGAILGDRIRMGSHYSDPGIYIRSMATRGSLGGLAGTTSDVATVLDASGRDLVLIETVGVGQDEVDIVRLAEITVVMLVPGMGDDVQTIKAGIMEIADVFVINKSDREGAERVEREIRAMQSLSMRSDNWTPPIVKTVASEGQGTLELANAIASYESFLRQNNLGLSKKVQNWQERLVEMLRESLLERVLRDQMGDGAVKRYAAEIAEHKRDPYSLVEEIVAKLGR; encoded by the coding sequence ATGGCATTGGATATAAAAAATTGGGTTGAGCGCATACGCGCCGGCGATCCTCGCGCCCTGGCGCGCGCCATCTCCTCAGTAGAAAACCGTTCTCCCGAATCCCTGGAACTGCTGAAGGCGCTGTTTCCCCATACCGGACACGCGCGGATCATCGGCCTGACCGGCGCGCCGGGAGCCGGCAAGAGCACGCTCGTCGACCAGCTCGCGAAACAATACCGGAAGCAGAACAAGACTGTCGGAATCATTGCGGTCGATCCGACCAGTCCCTACACCGGCGGAGCGATCCTCGGTGACCGCATTCGCATGGGCTCGCACTATTCCGACCCCGGTATCTACATCCGCAGCATGGCCACGCGCGGCTCGCTGGGCGGGCTGGCAGGCACCACCTCGGATGTCGCAACTGTGCTTGATGCCAGCGGGCGCGACCTTGTGCTCATTGAGACCGTCGGCGTCGGCCAGGATGAGGTGGACATCGTGCGCCTCGCCGAAATCACGGTCGTCATGCTTGTGCCCGGCATGGGCGACGACGTGCAGACCATCAAGGCCGGCATCATGGAGATTGCGGACGTCTTCGTCATCAATAAGAGCGATCGTGAAGGCGCCGAGCGGGTGGAGCGCGAAATACGCGCCATGCAGTCGCTCTCCATGCGCTCCGACAATTGGACGCCCCCGATCGTGAAAACCGTCGCCAGCGAAGGCCAGGGAACGCTGGAGCTGGCCAACGCGATCGCCTCCTATGAGAGTTTTTTGCGGCAGAACAATCTCGGATTGTCGAAAAAAGTGCAGAACTGGCAGGAGCGCCTGGTGGAGATGTTGCGCGAATCGCTGCTGGAGCGCGTGCTGCGTGATCAGATGGGCGACGGCGCGGTGAAGCGCTATGCCGCTGAAATCGCCGAGCACAAGCGCGACCCGTACTCGCTGGTAGAAGAGATCGTAGCTAAACTGGGACGATAA
- a CDS encoding acyl-CoA dehydrogenase — protein MDFQLNDEQLQLQRSVREFAEREIRPHVMAWDEESRFPLETIKELGRLGLLGIIFPPEYGGAGMGYIEYVLAIEELSRVDGSVGIIVAAHTSLCANHIFVAGNEEQKRKYVPKLATGEHLGAWGLTEPGSGSDAGSARMTAVRRRNCWVLNGTKTFITNGHYADVVVVLAVTDKAAHTHGLSAFIVEKGMKGFRPGKKENKLGLRASDTAELIFEDCCIPAENLLGKEGDGFIDAMRILDGGRISIAALGLGMAQGAFEAALNYSKERRQFGKAISEFQAIQWKLADMATEIDAARLLTMRAADMKDKGMKTTQESSMAKLYTSEVAVRCANEGVQIHGGYGFIKDYPAEKFYRDVKLCTIGEGTSEIQRLVIARQLLKD, from the coding sequence TTGGACTTCCAACTCAACGACGAGCAGTTGCAACTGCAGCGGAGCGTGCGCGAGTTCGCAGAGCGTGAAATTCGTCCCCACGTGATGGCTTGGGACGAGGAATCACGTTTTCCCCTGGAGACGATCAAGGAACTGGGCCGGCTCGGGCTGCTGGGCATCATCTTTCCGCCTGAATATGGCGGCGCGGGAATGGGCTATATCGAGTACGTACTGGCGATCGAGGAATTGTCGCGCGTGGACGGCTCGGTGGGCATCATCGTTGCCGCGCATACTTCGCTGTGCGCGAATCACATTTTTGTCGCCGGGAACGAGGAGCAGAAGCGGAAATACGTTCCCAAACTCGCCACCGGCGAACACCTCGGCGCCTGGGGCCTGACCGAGCCGGGCAGCGGCTCTGACGCCGGCAGCGCGCGCATGACCGCCGTCCGCCGCCGCAATTGCTGGGTCCTGAACGGCACTAAGACTTTTATCACGAACGGCCACTACGCCGATGTTGTGGTCGTACTCGCTGTCACCGACAAGGCGGCGCATACGCATGGGCTGTCCGCGTTCATCGTTGAGAAGGGCATGAAAGGATTCCGTCCCGGCAAAAAAGAAAATAAGCTTGGCCTGCGCGCCAGCGATACCGCGGAGCTGATTTTCGAGGACTGCTGCATTCCCGCGGAAAACCTGCTCGGCAAGGAAGGCGACGGTTTCATCGATGCCATGCGCATCCTGGATGGGGGCCGCATCTCCATCGCCGCGCTCGGCTTGGGCATGGCACAAGGCGCGTTCGAGGCGGCTCTGAATTACTCAAAAGAGCGCAGGCAGTTTGGCAAGGCGATCAGCGAATTCCAGGCCATTCAGTGGAAGCTCGCCGACATGGCCACCGAGATCGATGCCGCCCGCCTGCTCACCATGCGCGCCGCCGATATGAAGGACAAGGGCATGAAAACCACGCAGGAATCCTCGATGGCGAAGCTTTATACCAGCGAAGTCGCGGTGCGCTGCGCCAATGAGGGCGTGCAGATCCACGGCGGGTATGGCTTCATCAAGGATTATCCGGCGGAAAAGTTTTACCGGGACGTCAAGCTGTGTACCATCGGCGAGGGGACCAGCGAAATTCAAAGGCTTGTGATTGCACGCCAGCTTCTGAAAGACTAG
- a CDS encoding DUF962 domain-containing protein has product MKLLSLYDDQHTHPVNRALHLVAIPLGFSSVVVVWWHPILGLLLIPAALGLATLGHVIEGNQPAFTKNPAAILIAPVWLWKFVASKMHKSETVSSAK; this is encoded by the coding sequence ATGAAGCTCTTGTCGCTCTACGACGATCAGCACACGCATCCCGTGAACCGTGCGCTGCACCTGGTCGCGATTCCATTGGGATTTTCCTCGGTCGTAGTGGTGTGGTGGCACCCCATCCTTGGCCTGCTTTTGATTCCCGCAGCCCTAGGGCTGGCCACGCTTGGCCACGTGATCGAAGGCAATCAACCCGCGTTCACGAAGAACCCTGCCGCTATCCTGATAGCGCCGGTATGGCTGTGGAAGTTCGTTGCCAGCAAGATGCACAAGAGCGAAACGGTTTCTTCCGCGAAATAA
- a CDS encoding YncE family protein, whose translation MGRPAECPALPVQSSASSWKTRGSVLAGLAAALAWVILTGCGDVYRPVANPVLKPGGDPQASRAAVVLSNNNGSPGVATAIDISGDTNIGNFTVGRGPVHAAFLLGAGALFVANKGDDSVATFQAFSQGSTVSIITLPSGSAPVFVGSTESSFIYVANSGANTVGQISTVSHALQKSFPVGRTPVALAETPDGTKLYCVNQGDGTVSVITPANGAVVATIPVGSLPSAIAINSDGNTVYVANQGSGSVTAINVASNSVVATVATGASPRFMIFDARYRRLYVADAGSNTISIFNADVGLTLLTRVTVGAGPTSIAPLPDGSRIYVANAGCADAVNLTGCTGNTVSVVDAVSLAVRKTITVGAAPVSLAADAGSTKVVVANRDSNNISSIRTSDDTVVNTNASGSPQPMFVTISQ comes from the coding sequence ATGGGCAGACCTGCTGAATGTCCGGCGTTGCCGGTGCAATCATCCGCCAGTTCTTGGAAGACACGCGGCAGCGTGCTCGCCGGTCTAGCCGCCGCGCTCGCTTGGGTCATCCTGACGGGCTGTGGAGACGTCTATCGGCCGGTTGCCAACCCGGTTCTCAAACCCGGAGGCGACCCGCAGGCATCGCGCGCGGCAGTCGTGCTCAGCAACAACAACGGCTCTCCCGGCGTGGCAACCGCCATTGACATTTCCGGCGATACCAACATCGGCAATTTCACGGTTGGACGCGGCCCCGTGCACGCCGCATTTTTGCTTGGCGCGGGTGCACTGTTCGTCGCCAACAAAGGGGATGATTCGGTTGCAACATTCCAGGCTTTTTCGCAGGGTTCCACGGTCAGCATTATCACCCTGCCGAGCGGATCGGCGCCTGTCTTCGTAGGCTCGACCGAGAGCTCTTTCATTTACGTGGCCAATTCGGGCGCGAACACCGTCGGGCAGATTTCGACTGTCTCGCACGCGCTGCAGAAAAGCTTTCCCGTCGGACGCACGCCGGTGGCGCTCGCCGAGACCCCCGACGGTACAAAGCTGTATTGCGTTAACCAGGGAGACGGGACGGTCAGCGTGATTACTCCGGCCAACGGAGCGGTTGTAGCGACCATTCCCGTCGGCAGCTTGCCTTCGGCGATTGCCATTAATTCCGACGGCAATACGGTCTACGTCGCAAACCAGGGCAGCGGGTCGGTGACGGCGATCAATGTGGCCAGCAATTCAGTAGTTGCGACGGTTGCCACCGGCGCCTCGCCGCGCTTCATGATTTTCGACGCACGTTATCGCCGGCTTTACGTGGCGGATGCCGGGTCGAACACAATTTCGATCTTCAACGCCGATGTCGGCCTGACCTTGTTGACCAGGGTAACGGTCGGCGCCGGCCCTACTTCGATCGCCCCGCTGCCGGACGGATCACGAATCTACGTGGCGAACGCCGGTTGCGCCGACGCAGTCAACCTGACCGGTTGCACCGGCAATACGGTGTCCGTGGTGGATGCGGTCAGTCTGGCGGTGCGTAAGACCATTACCGTGGGCGCCGCACCGGTATCTCTCGCAGCCGACGCTGGTTCCACCAAAGTCGTGGTCGCCAATCGCGATTCGAACAACATCTCCTCGATCCGCACCTCCGACGACACCGTGGTCAACACCAACGCTTCGGGCTCGCCACAGCCCATGTTCGTAACCATTAGCCAGTAG
- a CDS encoding Ku protein, which yields MPSSVWSGYLTFGLISMPVRLFSGARGSRISFHMLHRDDLTRIKQQLYCPHDERVVERNEIVKGYEYRKGEYVVVEPDEIKKIEPKTAKAMEILEFVKDDEVDPIYYETSYYLMPEEAGRRPYVLLARALEDTQTVAIAKLTMHNREYTVILRPYKNGILLHTMYYADEVRQMENFGNENVEVREGEIKIAHQLIHALQGKFQPEKFHDTFEDNVKALIKAHLEGKEVTAIPKPKPAPVTDLMAALKQSLAQMEKKKPAERVSQVQEASQSHIKGGRGKTTAGRKRAA from the coding sequence ATGCCTTCCTCCGTTTGGTCTGGTTACCTGACGTTTGGTCTGATCTCGATGCCGGTGCGCTTGTTTTCAGGCGCCCGCGGCAGTCGCATTTCCTTTCACATGCTGCATCGCGACGATCTCACGCGTATCAAGCAGCAGCTCTACTGCCCGCACGACGAGCGCGTGGTGGAGCGCAACGAGATCGTCAAGGGCTATGAGTACCGCAAGGGTGAGTACGTGGTTGTCGAGCCGGACGAAATCAAGAAAATCGAGCCTAAGACCGCCAAGGCGATGGAGATCCTGGAATTCGTCAAGGATGATGAGGTCGATCCTATCTATTACGAGACCTCTTATTACCTGATGCCCGAGGAAGCGGGCCGACGTCCCTATGTGCTGCTGGCCCGGGCGCTGGAAGACACGCAGACCGTCGCCATCGCTAAGCTCACCATGCATAACCGCGAGTACACGGTCATCCTGCGGCCGTACAAGAACGGCATCCTGCTGCACACCATGTATTACGCCGATGAGGTGCGCCAGATGGAAAATTTCGGCAATGAAAATGTCGAGGTGCGCGAGGGGGAGATCAAGATCGCTCACCAACTCATCCACGCCCTGCAGGGAAAGTTCCAGCCGGAAAAGTTTCACGACACGTTTGAAGACAACGTTAAGGCCCTGATCAAGGCGCACTTGGAAGGCAAGGAAGTCACGGCGATCCCTAAGCCCAAACCGGCGCCGGTCACCGACCTGATGGCCGCCCTGAAACAAAGTTTGGCGCAGATGGAGAAAAAGAAGCCTGCGGAACGCGTCAGCCAAGTGCAGGAAGCGTCACAATCGCACATCAAGGGTGGTCGTGGAAAGACGACAGCGGGACGAAAGAGAGCTGCCTAG
- a CDS encoding DUF92 domain-containing protein, whose translation MQTLIRSEALVAVAVTTAFAGGAWLLRGVTPGGAMAGFLIALAVFATSGPGSFAVLVTVFAVAWLTTRLGYRRKQMLGTAEDARGRSAAQVLANLGAAAGFSVAAAITGHRTLLVAAMASFAEAAADTAASECGQALSERAYLIVSMRSVPAGANGGISAPGTLAAVVAAAIVSTIAAVTHVVPWPALPAIAAAGVLGTIVDSVLGATLETRGAIGNNGVNFAGTVSAGLLALLLR comes from the coding sequence GTGCAGACTCTTATCAGGTCGGAAGCGCTGGTCGCGGTGGCCGTCACCACGGCATTTGCGGGGGGCGCATGGCTGCTGCGCGGAGTCACTCCGGGCGGCGCGATGGCGGGATTTCTGATTGCGCTGGCAGTCTTCGCCACCTCAGGCCCTGGCAGCTTTGCGGTGCTGGTCACGGTGTTTGCGGTGGCTTGGCTTACCACCAGGTTGGGCTATCGGCGCAAGCAAATGCTGGGCACCGCGGAGGACGCGCGCGGCCGCTCGGCGGCTCAGGTGCTTGCCAACTTGGGCGCCGCCGCTGGATTCTCCGTTGCTGCCGCCATCACAGGTCACCGCACCCTGCTGGTCGCGGCTATGGCGTCATTTGCCGAAGCTGCCGCCGACACTGCCGCCAGCGAGTGCGGCCAGGCGCTGAGCGAACGAGCCTACTTGATTGTCTCGATGCGCTCCGTTCCCGCCGGCGCCAATGGCGGGATCAGCGCACCGGGGACTCTGGCCGCAGTGGTGGCTGCAGCGATCGTGTCGACGATTGCAGCCGTCACGCACGTCGTGCCGTGGCCGGCATTGCCTGCGATTGCGGCAGCGGGCGTGTTGGGAACCATCGTTGACAGCGTGCTTGGCGCCACCCTCGAAACGCGCGGCGCAATCGGCAATAACGGCGTAAATTTCGCGGGCACGGTTTCGGCGGGACTACTGGCGCTGCTGCTCCGGTAA
- a CDS encoding arsenate reductase ArsC gives MIKKLVFACVHNAGRSQIAAAWARHLAGGRVEVLSGGTEPGPHLNVQVVEAMREAGVDLAGIRPQLLTPELVRGAEYMVTMGCGESCPVIPGVKRRDWPIADTRGQPIEVVRTIRDEIKGRVIDLLRSEGILANPSC, from the coding sequence ATGATTAAGAAACTTGTTTTCGCTTGCGTGCACAATGCGGGAAGGTCGCAGATCGCCGCCGCTTGGGCGCGTCATCTTGCCGGGGGGCGCGTGGAAGTGCTCTCCGGCGGAACAGAACCAGGACCGCACCTCAATGTCCAGGTAGTCGAAGCCATGCGGGAGGCGGGCGTTGACCTCGCCGGCATTCGACCGCAATTGCTGACCCCGGAACTGGTGCGTGGCGCTGAATACATGGTCACGATGGGCTGCGGCGAATCCTGCCCTGTCATCCCTGGAGTAAAACGCCGGGATTGGCCGATCGCCGACACCCGCGGGCAACCGATCGAGGTCGTGCGCACGATTCGCGATGAAATCAAGGGCCGGGTCATCGACCTTCTCCGGTCCGAGGGAATTCTGGCGAATCCTTCCTGTTAA
- a CDS encoding cyclase family protein: MRWRTFMIGWTMALLVLLIAHPKRRSANHDVGTAVVELTYAATPHSAPNRQWNPNSGHPQRVVAPLVVVDVTSKVRSNAHYRLTMDDIAAWEEVHGHVPWNAVVLSRSDVSADWLVRDLRPQAGNAGHFPGFSEDAIRFLVEARGVYGLGTETPDSGRSVVLVYRGVNQ, encoded by the coding sequence ATGCGTTGGCGGACTTTCATGATCGGCTGGACGATGGCACTGCTGGTGCTGCTCATCGCCCATCCCAAACGGCGAAGCGCCAACCATGATGTAGGCACGGCAGTGGTTGAACTTACCTACGCCGCGACACCCCATTCCGCACCCAACCGGCAGTGGAATCCCAATTCCGGCCACCCGCAGCGGGTGGTCGCGCCGCTGGTGGTCGTAGATGTCACCTCGAAAGTGCGTTCCAATGCGCATTACCGCCTGACCATGGATGATATCGCCGCCTGGGAAGAAGTACACGGACATGTCCCTTGGAATGCGGTCGTTCTTTCGCGTAGTGACGTATCCGCCGATTGGCTGGTTCGGGACCTTCGCCCGCAAGCCGGAAACGCCGGGCACTTCCCTGGCTTCAGTGAGGACGCAATCCGCTTCCTGGTAGAAGCGCGAGGCGTCTATGGCCTCGGCACCGAGACTCCTGACAGCGGGCGCTCGGTGGTTCTGGTTTACCGCGGCGTCAACCAATAA
- a CDS encoding YdcF family protein, translated as MSSRQRVRHTGAILARLALWFVAIAAVAFAVSALLIVRQAHIDEAQRADAIIVFGAAEYSGRPSPVYRARLDHAYDLFERGLAPMVITTGGAGADPKFTEGGVGRDYLSRRGIPDGNLIAETQGEDTAESAQRVSGILRTNGMRTVVAVSDAYHIFRIKRLLWRYGIVAYGSPRPASVPRTTSAKLSAALREAASYIFWRIYPSWFPQ; from the coding sequence GTGTCCTCCCGACAACGTGTTCGCCACACGGGTGCGATCCTGGCCCGACTGGCGCTGTGGTTCGTGGCAATTGCCGCGGTAGCCTTTGCGGTCTCGGCTTTGCTGATTGTGCGGCAGGCACACATTGATGAAGCCCAGCGCGCCGACGCCATCATTGTTTTCGGAGCCGCGGAATATTCCGGCCGGCCTTCGCCCGTCTATCGGGCTCGTCTCGATCATGCCTACGATCTCTTCGAGCGTGGTTTGGCGCCGATGGTCATCACCACTGGGGGCGCCGGTGCAGATCCCAAATTCACCGAGGGAGGAGTGGGCCGCGATTACCTGTCGCGCCGCGGCATTCCCGACGGCAACCTGATTGCCGAGACGCAGGGGGAGGACACGGCCGAATCGGCGCAGCGCGTCAGCGGTATCCTGCGCACCAACGGCATGCGCACCGTGGTCGCGGTCAGCGACGCTTACCACATTTTTCGCATCAAGCGGCTGCTGTGGCGCTACGGTATTGTCGCGTACGGCTCGCCGCGCCCGGCTTCGGTGCCTCGTACTACGAGCGCCAAACTCTCGGCCGCGCTCCGCGAGGCGGCTAGCTATATTTTTTGGCGGATTTATCCGTCGTGGTTTCCGCAGTAG
- a CDS encoding L-threonylcarbamoyladenylate synthase has product MRAEILKISSDTPESSLVHYAAEQIKSGQVLGMPTDTFYGLAADPFNLRAVERVYEIKSRSRHKPLSLLIESEEQAEMLARDPLPDEFYELARKFWPGPLTIIVQAASRLPLKVTANTGHIAIRVPSANIPLSVIRAAGVPITATSANLSGASECTTAAAVRDQLQERISIIVDGGPSPRDVSSTIVDLSEGGWRLLREGAVPRQDIAATLGGE; this is encoded by the coding sequence GTGCGCGCCGAAATCCTGAAAATCAGCAGCGACACGCCCGAGTCTTCTTTGGTGCATTACGCGGCGGAACAGATCAAGTCCGGGCAAGTGCTGGGCATGCCGACCGATACTTTTTACGGTCTCGCGGCCGACCCGTTCAACCTCCGCGCCGTGGAGCGTGTCTACGAAATCAAATCGCGGTCGCGCCACAAGCCGCTCTCGCTGCTGATCGAGAGCGAGGAGCAGGCGGAGATGCTCGCGCGCGATCCCCTGCCGGACGAATTCTATGAACTGGCGCGCAAGTTCTGGCCCGGGCCTCTGACCATCATTGTCCAGGCGGCCTCGCGCCTTCCCCTGAAAGTGACGGCGAACACCGGCCACATTGCGATTCGCGTGCCTTCGGCGAACATCCCGCTGTCGGTGATCCGCGCCGCCGGCGTGCCGATCACCGCGACCTCGGCCAACCTCAGCGGCGCCAGCGAGTGCACCACCGCCGCCGCCGTGCGCGACCAGCTGCAGGAACGGATATCGATTATCGTGGATGGCGGCCCCTCCCCTCGCGACGTTTCTTCCACCATCGTGGATCTCAGTGAGGGCGGATGGCGCCTGCTGCGTGAAGGCGCCGTTCCACGCCAGGACATCGCCGCTACGCTCGGCGGAGAATGA
- a CDS encoding RNA methyltransferase, producing MDPHDGETAERIILSMPHQDRLRRVSSRHNALVKELRRAFHDGEPASDGSIAIESVRTIEEAIRSGLRFRTVFFSESGQARAERLLPQLSTQVETLLLPDEVFQGVVATETPQGVAALVRLKTHKLEDLLAATKPLILAAAGVQDPGNLGTMIRSAEAFAAAGLLTGEGTVSPYNPKVVRASAGSLFRLPVLVVELEPVLAELRERGLKLLATSSHKGTPVDEADLTVGAVVLIGNEGAGVPKEIMRQVDKQIAIPHKSKVESLNAGIAASIVLYEAARQRRTKE from the coding sequence TTGGACCCGCACGATGGCGAAACCGCGGAGCGTATTATTTTGTCGATGCCACACCAGGATCGCCTGCGTCGCGTTTCCAGCCGCCACAACGCGCTGGTCAAGGAGCTCCGGCGCGCGTTTCACGACGGGGAGCCCGCCTCCGACGGCTCGATAGCGATTGAGAGTGTCCGCACGATCGAGGAAGCCATCCGCAGTGGATTACGTTTCCGCACCGTGTTCTTCAGCGAATCTGGGCAGGCCCGGGCAGAGCGGCTGTTGCCCCAGCTCTCGACCCAGGTGGAAACGCTGCTCTTGCCCGACGAGGTTTTCCAGGGTGTGGTTGCGACCGAGACGCCGCAGGGGGTCGCGGCGCTGGTCCGCCTGAAAACACACAAGCTTGAGGACCTTCTCGCCGCGACAAAGCCGCTGATCCTGGCCGCCGCCGGCGTGCAGGACCCCGGCAATCTCGGCACGATGATACGGTCCGCCGAAGCATTTGCCGCCGCCGGCCTGCTGACTGGGGAGGGAACGGTGTCTCCCTACAATCCGAAGGTGGTGCGGGCTTCGGCAGGATCGCTGTTCCGATTGCCGGTTTTGGTGGTGGAACTGGAGCCGGTCCTGGCGGAACTGCGCGAGCGCGGCCTGAAACTGCTGGCCACCTCGTCGCATAAAGGCACACCCGTGGACGAAGCGGACTTGACAGTTGGAGCTGTCGTGCTCATCGGCAATGAAGGTGCTGGCGTGCCGAAAGAGATCATGCGGCAGGTTGACAAGCAGATTGCCATTCCGCACAAATCCAAGGTCGAGTCATTGAATGCAGGAATTGCAGCATCTATCGTGTTGTACGAAGCTGCACGGCAGAGGCGGACCAAAGAATGA
- a CDS encoding replication-associated recombination protein A, with product MSLFQPVPSRDEPPDRSTPLADRMRPRSLDEFVGQEHLLAPGKPLRLQIERDDPGSIIFWGPPGVGKTTLAKIIARVTKADFIEFSAVLSGIKEIKQVMADAAKAREFGTRTIVFIDEIHRFNKAQQDAFLPHVEKGNIRLIGATTENPSFEIIGALLSRTRVYVLNPLTEAQIVLLLRRALEDRERGLGEMNLRANDEVLQKIAAYSSGDARSAYNVLEVAAASAGENGEISDSLVHDALQRRVLLYDKTGEEHYNLISALHKSVRNSDPDASLYWLGRMLEAGEDPLYVARRLVRMAVEDIGLADPNALSLCMAARDAVDFIGMPEGNLALAEAAVYLAIAPKSNALYTAYGSVQEDVEKTAAEPVPLHLRNAPTGLMKELGYGAGYQYAHDTAEKVADMQCLPDNLRNRSYYHPTAEGVEKRIRERIEEIRRRRKAQKLNTETDSSS from the coding sequence ATGAGCCTGTTCCAGCCAGTTCCCAGCAGAGATGAGCCGCCGGACCGATCGACGCCGCTGGCCGATCGGATGCGACCGCGCTCCCTGGATGAGTTTGTCGGGCAAGAACACCTGCTCGCGCCCGGCAAACCGCTACGCTTGCAGATTGAGCGCGACGATCCCGGGTCGATCATCTTCTGGGGACCGCCGGGCGTCGGTAAGACTACGCTAGCGAAAATCATCGCACGCGTGACCAAGGCGGACTTCATCGAATTTTCCGCCGTGCTCTCCGGGATCAAGGAAATCAAGCAGGTGATGGCGGACGCAGCCAAAGCCCGCGAGTTCGGCACGCGCACGATCGTCTTCATTGACGAAATCCATCGTTTCAACAAGGCGCAGCAGGACGCATTCCTGCCGCACGTGGAAAAAGGCAACATCCGGCTGATTGGCGCGACGACGGAGAATCCGTCGTTTGAAATTATCGGCGCGCTGCTCTCACGCACGCGCGTCTACGTGCTGAACCCGCTTACGGAAGCGCAGATCGTGCTGCTATTGCGGCGCGCTCTGGAGGACCGCGAGCGCGGACTGGGTGAGATGAACCTGCGGGCCAATGATGAAGTGCTGCAGAAGATTGCCGCCTATTCCAGCGGCGATGCGCGGTCTGCGTATAACGTGCTGGAAGTTGCGGCCGCCAGCGCGGGCGAAAACGGAGAGATCTCCGACTCGCTGGTTCATGACGCGCTCCAAAGGCGGGTGCTCCTCTACGACAAGACCGGCGAAGAGCACTACAACCTGATCTCGGCGCTGCACAAGTCGGTGCGCAACAGCGATCCCGACGCATCTCTCTACTGGCTGGGGCGCATGCTGGAAGCGGGAGAGGACCCGCTGTACGTGGCGCGACGCCTGGTACGCATGGCGGTGGAGGACATCGGACTAGCCGATCCCAATGCGCTCTCGCTGTGCATGGCCGCGCGCGATGCGGTCGACTTCATTGGCATGCCGGAAGGGAATCTCGCGCTGGCCGAGGCTGCGGTATATCTGGCAATCGCGCCGAAGTCGAACGCGCTCTACACCGCCTATGGCTCGGTACAGGAGGACGTCGAAAAGACGGCGGCAGAACCGGTGCCGCTGCACCTGCGCAATGCGCCGACGGGACTGATGAAGGAGCTCGGATATGGCGCTGGCTATCAGTACGCGCACGATACCGCGGAAAAAGTCGCCGACATGCAATGCCTGCCGGACAATTTGCGCAATCGTAGCTACTACCATCCGACCGCGGAAGGGGTGGAGAAACGGATTCGGGAGCGAATCGAAGAGATCAGGCGCAGGCGGAAGGCGCAGAAATTAAATACTGAAACAGACAGTAGCTCGTAG
- a CDS encoding CoA-binding protein yields MPLTKSDQIGDLLKNARNIAVVGLSDSPLRASHGVAAYMQLQGYRIIPVNPTISDVLGEPAYASLLDVKEKIDVVNIFRRPEYVPEVVDQAIQLKVPAIWMQEGVVHQQAAEKARRAGIFVVMDHCILKEHRARFG; encoded by the coding sequence GTGCCCCTCACGAAGTCCGATCAGATTGGCGACCTTCTTAAGAACGCGCGAAACATAGCCGTCGTCGGGCTCTCCGACAGCCCCTTGCGTGCCAGTCACGGGGTGGCTGCGTACATGCAGTTGCAGGGTTACCGCATCATTCCGGTGAATCCCACGATCAGCGACGTACTTGGAGAGCCGGCATATGCCTCGCTGCTCGACGTCAAAGAAAAAATCGATGTCGTAAACATCTTTCGGCGGCCGGAGTACGTGCCCGAAGTCGTGGACCAGGCAATCCAGTTGAAAGTTCCCGCCATTTGGATGCAGGAGGGTGTGGTGCACCAGCAGGCGGCTGAAAAGGCACGCCGCGCGGGCATTTTCGTGGTGATGGACCACTGTATTCTCAAGGAACACCGCGCCCGCTTCGGATAA